A section of the Metabacillus endolithicus genome encodes:
- a CDS encoding sulfite exporter TauE/SafE family protein, giving the protein MRKLLIFAIVGFFAQLIDGALGMAYGLTSTSLLLAFGVAPAVASASIHMSEIATTAVSGISHYKFGNVDKKMVITLMIPGAISAFIGAAFLSSLPGHLIKPYISIFLMIMGIYVLSRFLFKWNPKQEKQKTSAWYLIPLGAIAGFFDSVGGGGWGPINTPALLSRKGAIPSKVIGTVDTSEFAVTTASTLGFIIFLGWEQFNYVWVAAFVIGGVIAAPIAAWLVRIIPAYLLGVVVGGFIILTNLNTVLDIFGASGNLKLVIYSILFIAWIVAIVRSFQRNSRLEKLHNVT; this is encoded by the coding sequence ATGAGAAAACTACTTATCTTTGCGATCGTCGGTTTTTTTGCACAATTAATTGATGGTGCTCTTGGAATGGCTTATGGACTAACATCAACTTCACTTTTATTAGCTTTTGGGGTCGCACCTGCAGTGGCATCAGCATCCATTCATATGTCTGAAATCGCTACAACTGCTGTTTCAGGTATATCTCATTATAAGTTTGGAAATGTAGATAAAAAAATGGTCATAACTTTAATGATTCCTGGAGCAATCAGTGCTTTTATCGGTGCTGCATTTTTAAGTAGCCTTCCGGGTCATCTAATCAAACCTTATATTTCAATCTTCTTAATGATTATGGGGATTTATGTATTAAGTCGATTTCTATTCAAGTGGAACCCAAAACAGGAGAAGCAAAAAACATCCGCATGGTATTTAATTCCTCTTGGTGCTATTGCTGGCTTCTTTGATTCTGTAGGAGGTGGCGGTTGGGGTCCAATAAACACCCCCGCATTATTATCTAGAAAAGGAGCCATTCCTAGCAAAGTGATTGGGACTGTAGATACTAGTGAATTTGCTGTTACTACTGCCTCCACTTTGGGTTTTATCATTTTTCTAGGCTGGGAACAATTTAACTATGTGTGGGTTGCTGCTTTTGTAATTGGAGGTGTGATCGCTGCACCTATCGCAGCCTGGCTAGTCCGTATTATCCCTGCATACTTACTAGGAGTGGTTGTAGGTGGGTTTATCATCTTAACAAATCTCAATACAGTATTAGATATATTTGGCGCTTCAGGTAACCTAAAGCTTGTCATTTATTCGATTCTTTTCATTGCTTGGATAGTAGCTATCGTGCGGAGTTTTCAAAGAAATAGTCGTTTAGAAAAATTACACAACGTAACTTAG
- a CDS encoding excisionase family DNA-binding protein produces MYLTLKETAEYLSLSEDQIENLIAEKKIRALFDGEQYLINKDQFKTHFEQLEKYKALIEEYLKEPIPEDIDVKDED; encoded by the coding sequence ATGTACTTAACATTAAAGGAAACAGCTGAGTATCTCTCATTGTCTGAAGATCAAATTGAAAATCTGATAGCTGAAAAGAAGATAAGAGCCCTTTTTGATGGTGAACAATATTTAATCAATAAAGATCAATTTAAAACACATTTTGAGCAGCTGGAAAAATATAAAGCTCTAATTGAAGAATACTTAAAAGAACCAATACCAGAAGATATAGATGTAAAAGATGAGGATTAA
- a CDS encoding alpha/beta hydrolase produces MLSIYEENFSVATDVTLRGTLAIPESSEEKYPAIVIINGSGGADRDGNMKKPAIESNLYKDLAHYLTQLGFISLRYDKRSVGESDGDPIKSGMMDLVKDVRGMVQFLKAHPKVDPTKIILLGHSEGCILATIAQQEVHVGGMVLIAGAASSLKEPMIYQNLIILDEIQKLKGLKGMMLRLLLTEEKLRKQLDDLFQKMTMSEGDTIRYKLKKTPARWFREHFAYSSEEIVEILGECEYPILAITGDKDVQADYNDLNRINQLEKPNAKAVVIKNMDHMLKEFKGEKTVLNLMKQYKQEAKDPIHSQLKIELGNWLTEQYL; encoded by the coding sequence ATGCTTTCTATATATGAGGAAAATTTTAGTGTGGCAACTGATGTTACTTTAAGAGGTACTTTAGCTATTCCAGAATCAAGCGAAGAGAAATATCCAGCGATTGTAATAATAAATGGCTCTGGAGGAGCTGATCGTGATGGAAACATGAAAAAGCCTGCAATAGAATCGAATTTATATAAAGATTTGGCACATTATTTAACACAGCTAGGATTTATTTCCCTAAGATATGATAAAAGATCTGTTGGTGAAAGTGATGGAGATCCAATTAAGTCAGGAATGATGGATTTAGTTAAAGATGTTAGAGGGATGGTTCAATTCTTAAAAGCTCATCCAAAAGTTGATCCAACAAAAATAATTTTGCTCGGACACAGTGAAGGGTGTATTTTAGCAACAATTGCACAGCAAGAAGTCCACGTTGGTGGAATGGTATTAATAGCAGGAGCTGCATCCAGTTTAAAAGAACCAATGATATATCAAAATCTTATTATTCTTGATGAAATACAAAAGTTAAAAGGATTAAAAGGAATGATGTTAAGATTACTATTAACGGAAGAAAAATTAAGAAAACAGTTAGACGATCTCTTTCAGAAAATGACGATGTCAGAAGGAGATACAATAAGATATAAACTGAAAAAAACTCCTGCTAGGTGGTTTAGAGAGCATTTTGCATATTCAAGTGAAGAAATAGTGGAAATATTAGGTGAGTGTGAGTATCCGATCTTAGCCATAACTGGTGATAAAGATGTTCAGGCGGACTACAATGATTTAAACAGAATTAACCAACTAGAAAAACCTAATGCAAAGGCTGTTGTTATAAAGAATATGGATCATATGCTAAAGGAGTTTAAAGGAGAAAAAACAGTTTTAAATTTAATGAAGCAATACAAACAAGAAGCAAAAGACCCTATTCATTCACAACTAAAAATAGAGTTGGGAAATTGGTTAACAGAGCAGTATTTATAG
- a CDS encoding BMP family ABC transporter substrate-binding protein yields MQQSKQLRLIGIITLIVGIVIIGTILYKTKGIISDAAANYFVGNTKVSIITSDVLVDQSWGSLAYKGKLKIEEMFPVDVTLYSEIDTEKRMKKTIETAIKEGSKLIIGHGREFSDVFTEVAEQNPDIHFITIHGDSKYPNQSVYTFDQGEIEYFAALASSVVTKSNKIALIDAFDAREKNPEFETGLKYYKPEAMFYYRYVDSRDDGEKAVQIFRELINEGVDVVYSKGNSYNREIINLAKKEDIHVIGYLDDQSYMGKDHVVTSVLNDVSQAYVAIMEDYFSEDGIPHGKVMLGANHGVYGLAPFGPMLTEEEKEMIKKEMEKYEKGKLVFP; encoded by the coding sequence ATGCAACAATCGAAACAACTAAGGTTGATAGGCATAATAACATTGATTGTTGGAATCGTCATTATAGGGACTATTTTATATAAAACAAAGGGAATTATTTCTGACGCTGCTGCAAATTATTTTGTTGGCAACACAAAAGTATCTATTATTACATCTGATGTTCTCGTAGACCAAAGTTGGGGAAGTTTGGCGTATAAAGGAAAACTGAAGATTGAAGAGATGTTTCCTGTTGATGTAACACTTTATAGTGAGATAGATACAGAAAAACGCATGAAAAAAACGATTGAAACAGCAATAAAAGAGGGATCAAAGCTAATTATCGGACATGGTCGTGAGTTTTCAGATGTTTTTACGGAGGTTGCTGAACAAAATCCAGACATCCACTTTATAACGATACATGGAGATTCAAAATATCCTAATCAATCTGTCTATACTTTTGACCAGGGAGAAATTGAATATTTTGCTGCTTTAGCTTCTAGTGTAGTCACAAAAAGTAACAAAATTGCTTTAATAGATGCTTTTGATGCTAGAGAAAAAAATCCCGAATTTGAAACTGGATTAAAGTATTACAAGCCAGAAGCAATGTTTTACTATCGATATGTGGATAGCCGTGACGACGGAGAAAAAGCAGTGCAAATCTTTCGTGAATTAATTAATGAGGGCGTTGACGTGGTCTACAGCAAAGGAAACTCTTATAATAGAGAAATTATAAATTTGGCTAAAAAAGAAGATATTCATGTGATAGGTTATCTTGATGATCAATCATATATGGGGAAAGATCATGTCGTAACGAGTGTTTTGAATGATGTTTCACAAGCGTATGTTGCGATTATGGAAGATTATTTCAGTGAAGATGGAATACCACATGGTAAAGTGATGTTAGGGGCAAATCATGGTGTATATGGCTTAGCTCCCTTTGGGCCGATGTTGACTGAAGAAGAAAAAGAAATGATTAAAAAAGAGATGGAAAAGTATGAGAAAGGAAAGCTAGTTTTTCCTTAA
- a CDS encoding HAMP domain-containing protein — protein MKKFLMNMSFRTKILSTLLILTFVLCGFSLILVQSIDEVNQVSNKIKQKNIPELYWLSKWDEELSVKGIVVNDFLEENKCCELAVKYQSFENIEESESGYSSPKIPSSLNNINKRMELLDFMIVNNVQGLLDYHDQNGAKEFIESNYLPQYNLLKEEIKKAKEDTYSKLDGHSNEFSTIIKSSLWLLIFVTIVAICLSIIAAYRISLNLTKPVESMINKVDRIANGQYGINFELFRTS, from the coding sequence TTGAAGAAATTTTTAATGAATATGTCTTTTCGTACAAAAATTCTCTCAACCCTCCTCATACTAACCTTTGTGTTATGTGGCTTTTCACTAATTCTTGTTCAATCTATTGATGAGGTAAATCAAGTTAGTAACAAAATAAAACAGAAGAATATCCCTGAACTGTATTGGCTTTCAAAGTGGGATGAAGAGTTAAGTGTTAAGGGAATAGTGGTCAACGATTTCTTGGAAGAAAACAAGTGTTGTGAGCTCGCCGTTAAGTATCAATCGTTTGAAAACATAGAAGAAAGTGAATCTGGTTATAGTTCTCCAAAAATCCCAAGTTCTCTTAATAATATAAATAAGAGAATGGAATTACTAGATTTTATGATTGTTAATAATGTGCAAGGTTTGTTAGATTATCATGATCAAAATGGAGCAAAAGAATTTATTGAATCGAACTATTTACCACAATACAATTTACTAAAAGAAGAGATTAAGAAGGCTAAGGAAGATACTTATTCTAAATTAGATGGTCATTCTAATGAGTTTTCGACGATTATCAAAAGCTCATTATGGTTATTAATCTTTGTTACGATAGTGGCTATTTGCTTATCCATCATTGCTGCTTATCGAATAAGTTTAAACCTAACAAAGCCTGTAGAATCAATGATAAACAAAGTAGATCGTATTGCCAATGGTCAATATGGGATTAACTTTGAACTCTTCAGAACAAGCTGA
- a CDS encoding two-component system sensor histidine kinase NtrB, giving the protein MNSSEQAEFEQLTNSINQMSIKLKDSFNTILNDKLYREQILNSLPVGIITINDTSTEISVNKTATKILGMDEQQLKQIFLTQGDMKNKSFWEILSSKTVYKHTKVPFITSEGTKLLLVSQAEMLNQQQKIIGRVKNFVDITETEELEKRMNQSEKLAAVGEIAAGAAHEIRNPLAVVHGFLSLMNQSFSEKVKDQYHMPLIMKEIERINSIIEEMLLLSKPGAPIRKNIYLQHIMEEFLPLIIQSSEDIEFIIDLHPIQLSVDPKQIKQVFHNLIRNSIEAMCGKGVIHIYSELTESSYRIYLKDSGSGIPLDLQKTIFEPFVSSKDNGTGLGLMIVKRIVENHQGMIFIQESSVDGTIFVLDLPLNK; this is encoded by the coding sequence TTGAACTCTTCAGAACAAGCTGAATTTGAACAGCTTACAAATTCGATTAATCAAATGTCTATAAAGTTGAAGGATTCCTTTAACACAATTCTCAACGATAAATTATACAGGGAGCAAATACTAAATTCATTACCTGTTGGAATTATTACAATAAATGACACTTCTACCGAAATATCAGTCAATAAGACTGCAACGAAAATATTAGGTATGGACGAGCAACAGCTTAAACAGATTTTTCTCACACAAGGTGATATGAAAAATAAGTCTTTTTGGGAGATACTATCTTCAAAAACGGTTTATAAACATACGAAGGTTCCTTTTATCACGAGTGAAGGAACGAAGCTGCTGCTTGTTTCACAAGCAGAAATGCTGAATCAACAACAAAAGATTATAGGCAGAGTTAAAAACTTCGTTGATATTACTGAAACTGAAGAGTTGGAAAAAAGAATGAATCAATCTGAGAAATTAGCTGCAGTTGGAGAAATTGCTGCTGGTGCTGCACATGAAATTCGAAATCCTTTAGCAGTTGTACATGGATTTTTATCATTAATGAACCAGTCGTTTTCGGAAAAGGTGAAAGATCAGTATCATATGCCGCTAATTATGAAAGAGATTGAACGAATAAACAGTATTATTGAGGAAATGCTTCTTCTTTCTAAGCCAGGTGCACCAATAAGAAAAAACATTTATCTTCAACATATTATGGAAGAATTTTTACCTCTTATCATCCAATCTTCTGAAGATATTGAATTTATCATTGACCTACATCCAATTCAACTGTCCGTTGATCCAAAACAGATAAAGCAGGTTTTTCATAATCTTATTCGGAATAGTATTGAAGCAATGTGTGGTAAAGGTGTTATTCATATATATTCGGAGCTAACAGAAAGTTCATATCGAATTTATCTAAAGGATAGTGGATCTGGAATTCCATTGGATTTACAAAAAACAATATTTGAGCCGTTTGTAAGCTCAAAAGATAATGGAACAGGTCTAGGATTGATGATTGTTAAGAGAATTGTGGAAAATCATCAGGGAATGATCTTTATTCAGGAGAGTTCTGTGGATGGAACAATCTTTGTATTAGATCTTCCTTTAAATAAATAA
- a CDS encoding glutamine--tRNA ligase/YqeY domain fusion protein — protein MEQNSSNFIKSIIKEDLETGKRDYVYTRFPPEPNGYLHIGHAKSIVINFGLADEFNGKTNLRFDDTNPLKEDTEFVESIKEDVAWLGYEWDGMFFASDYFEEMYNRAVLLINKGKAYVDDLTADEIREYRGTLTAPGKESPYRNRSIEENLDLFDRMRKGEFGNGEKVLRAKIDMSSPNINLRDPVIYRVSHATHHNTGDAWCIYPMYAFAHPLEDAIEGITHSLCTTEFEDQRPLYNWVIEECEMEHKPQQIEFGRLGITNTVMSKRKLKQLVDEKFVDGWDDPRMPTISGLRRKGYTPKAIREFVKETGVSKGVATVDEAMLEHFVREDLKLQSPRTMGVLKPLKVVITNYPEDQVEMLDAEINPEVPEMGTRQIPFSREIYIEQEDFMEDPPKKYFRLFPGNEVRLKHAYFIKCEDVIKDEDGNIVEIHCTYDPETKSGTGFTGRKVKGTLHWVDAKHSLPAEFRLYEPLILDKDKEETEVQEDPSEEKTFLDYVNQQSLEVLQGFIEPNMKDVQPHDKFQFFRHGYFNVDPKHTSEEKAVFNRIVSLKSSFKLK, from the coding sequence TTGGAACAAAACTCCTCAAACTTTATTAAGAGCATTATTAAAGAGGATCTTGAAACGGGAAAACGAGACTATGTATACACTCGATTCCCACCAGAGCCGAATGGATATCTACATATTGGTCATGCAAAATCAATTGTCATAAATTTTGGATTGGCAGATGAATTTAACGGGAAAACAAATTTGCGTTTTGACGATACGAACCCTTTAAAAGAAGATACAGAATTTGTTGAATCCATAAAAGAAGATGTTGCATGGCTTGGCTATGAATGGGACGGCATGTTTTTTGCTTCAGATTACTTTGAGGAAATGTACAATCGTGCTGTTCTTCTTATTAACAAAGGTAAAGCATACGTTGATGACTTAACTGCAGATGAAATAAGAGAATATCGTGGAACATTAACGGCACCTGGTAAGGAAAGTCCTTACCGCAACCGCTCGATTGAAGAAAATTTAGATCTATTTGACCGCATGCGCAAGGGTGAGTTTGGCAACGGTGAAAAAGTACTTCGCGCCAAGATTGATATGTCTTCACCAAATATTAATTTGCGTGATCCTGTTATTTATCGTGTGTCACATGCTACACATCATAATACTGGTGATGCTTGGTGTATCTATCCGATGTATGCTTTTGCTCATCCATTAGAAGATGCTATCGAAGGAATTACACACTCACTTTGTACAACTGAATTTGAAGATCAACGCCCTCTTTATAACTGGGTTATTGAAGAGTGTGAAATGGAGCATAAGCCACAGCAGATCGAATTTGGCCGCCTTGGCATTACAAATACTGTGATGAGTAAGCGTAAGTTAAAGCAGCTTGTTGACGAAAAATTTGTTGATGGTTGGGATGATCCTCGTATGCCAACCATTTCTGGCCTACGTAGAAAAGGCTACACTCCTAAAGCAATCCGTGAATTTGTAAAAGAAACGGGTGTTTCAAAAGGTGTTGCAACGGTTGATGAAGCGATGCTTGAACATTTTGTTCGAGAAGATTTAAAGCTACAGTCACCACGTACAATGGGTGTTTTAAAGCCACTAAAGGTGGTCATTACTAACTACCCTGAAGATCAAGTAGAAATGCTTGATGCAGAAATTAATCCTGAGGTTCCTGAAATGGGAACAAGACAAATCCCATTTTCACGTGAAATCTATATTGAACAAGAAGATTTTATGGAGGATCCTCCTAAAAAATATTTCCGCTTGTTCCCAGGAAATGAAGTTCGCCTTAAGCATGCCTACTTTATTAAATGTGAAGATGTTATCAAAGATGAGGATGGTAACATTGTAGAAATCCATTGTACCTACGATCCTGAAACAAAGAGTGGAACTGGGTTTACAGGTCGTAAAGTAAAAGGAACTCTTCACTGGGTGGATGCAAAGCATTCATTACCGGCCGAGTTTCGCTTATACGAACCACTTATCCTTGATAAAGATAAAGAAGAAACTGAGGTTCAAGAAGATCCATCAGAGGAAAAAACATTCCTCGATTATGTGAATCAACAATCTCTTGAGGTGTTACAAGGTTTCATAGAGCCAAATATGAAAGATGTTCAACCACATGATAAGTTTCAGTTTTTCCGTCACGGCTATTTTAATGTGGATCCGAAACATACTTCTGAAGAAAAAGCTGTGTTTAACCGAATTGTTTCTTTAAAGAGTTCATTTAAGTTGAAGTAA
- a CDS encoding sugar ABC transporter ATP-binding protein produces MNHSVLEMKKISIEFPGVKALDEVDFIMKSGTTHALIGANGAGKSTLMKVLSGAYTHYTGEISVDQTKTIIKSPKDAQKNGIQIVHQEVDTALIPYLTVGENIMLTKTVNEMGKRQFIKWKKLHEHATTILNSLNIKVSSTKLVSELTLAEKQMVLIARTVSSDCKFLILDEPTAPLSHSETVELFRIVRELKEKNVGIIFISHRLPEIFEICDDITIMRNGKLVTHEKISETTPNRVVESMLGKELEEQFPQKAIHPGDLLFEVNNLSDSEKLNSVSLQICHGEIVGIAGLVGAGKTELCKALFGETKVKSGELKLKGKKLSISNPYQAVKSGIALVPEERRKEGILVQESVVTNLTAANLGAFTKPFSFLNRKAEKQKAVELIKSLGIKTPSEETKVQNLSGGNQQKIAIGKWLITDADVYIFDEPTKGVDVGAKKDIFDLISELASRGKAIIYASSELAEIIGITNRLYVLYDGQIAKELETDATNEEELLYYSTGGN; encoded by the coding sequence ATGAATCACTCAGTATTAGAAATGAAAAAAATTTCAATAGAATTTCCTGGTGTAAAAGCATTAGATGAGGTTGACTTTATTATGAAAAGTGGAACTACACATGCTTTAATTGGTGCGAACGGTGCTGGAAAATCAACACTAATGAAGGTGCTATCAGGTGCTTATACTCACTATACCGGGGAAATCTCAGTTGACCAGACCAAAACGATCATCAAGTCACCTAAAGATGCACAAAAAAATGGTATACAAATTGTCCATCAAGAAGTCGACACTGCCCTTATTCCTTATTTAACAGTTGGAGAAAATATTATGCTTACAAAGACTGTGAATGAAATGGGAAAGAGACAATTTATTAAATGGAAAAAGCTGCATGAGCATGCAACAACTATATTAAACAGCTTGAATATAAAAGTATCTTCCACGAAACTTGTTAGTGAATTAACTTTGGCTGAGAAGCAAATGGTTCTAATTGCAAGAACAGTTTCTTCGGATTGCAAATTTTTAATTTTAGATGAACCAACTGCACCATTAAGTCACTCTGAAACAGTGGAATTGTTCCGTATTGTTCGTGAACTAAAAGAAAAGAATGTTGGGATTATCTTTATATCACATCGTCTTCCTGAAATTTTTGAAATATGTGATGACATTACAATTATGAGAAACGGAAAACTTGTAACTCACGAAAAGATAAGTGAAACAACACCTAATCGAGTAGTGGAAAGCATGCTAGGAAAAGAGTTAGAGGAGCAATTTCCTCAAAAAGCAATTCATCCGGGAGATTTGCTTTTTGAAGTAAATAATTTAAGTGATTCTGAAAAGTTGAATTCTGTTTCATTACAGATTTGTCATGGTGAGATTGTAGGGATTGCAGGTCTTGTAGGTGCGGGGAAGACAGAATTGTGCAAGGCATTATTTGGAGAGACAAAAGTGAAATCTGGTGAGTTAAAACTTAAAGGAAAGAAATTGTCAATTTCCAACCCATACCAAGCTGTAAAGTCTGGGATTGCCTTAGTACCAGAGGAAAGGCGAAAAGAAGGGATTCTTGTTCAAGAATCTGTAGTGACCAATTTAACTGCAGCGAATCTAGGAGCATTTACCAAGCCTTTTAGCTTTTTGAATCGAAAAGCAGAAAAGCAAAAGGCGGTTGAGTTAATAAAAAGTTTAGGGATTAAAACACCTTCAGAGGAAACGAAAGTGCAAAATTTATCTGGAGGTAATCAACAAAAAATCGCAATAGGTAAATGGCTGATAACCGATGCGGATGTCTATATTTTTGATGAACCAACTAAGGGTGTTGATGTTGGTGCTAAAAAAGATATTTTTGACCTGATCAGTGAGCTTGCGAGTAGAGGGAAAGCAATTATTTATGCATCTTCTGAATTGGCTGAGATTATAGGTATTACAAACAGATTATACGTCCTATATGATGGTCAAATCGCTAAGGAATTAGAAACAGATGCAACGAATGAAGAAGAACTATTATATTATTCAACAGGAGGCAACTAG
- a CDS encoding ABC transporter permease, translated as MADVNPVQSTNSKKSFDLFQFLYKYGTILTIFILIAVFAASNPAFIQGNNIINILRSISIVTIIAIGITISLSVNGFDLSVGSVASLSNAIVISMFVWFSQNTVIAILSAIIASLLVGVLNSFIIVKIKVPDMLLTLATMFIIQGIALTYTKGATVSQNMVMPDGTFATGMISPVFEKIGQVPWIIIIMVIVVVVVHVFLTYTKHGRYMYVIGGNIEAARLSGIPVNKYKVVAYLLSALFAAIGGIVLASRVMTAEINAGAPYLMDSVAAAFIGFSVLGAGKPNAFGTFVGAVLIGILQNGLVMMSVPYFAMDIVKGTVLAFALGLTYYKQK; from the coding sequence ATGGCAGATGTAAATCCTGTACAATCAACCAATTCAAAGAAATCATTTGATCTTTTTCAATTTTTATATAAGTATGGAACCATTTTAACAATATTTATTTTAATAGCTGTTTTTGCTGCATCTAACCCAGCATTTATTCAAGGAAATAACATAATTAATATCTTAAGGTCCATATCCATTGTGACAATCATTGCTATTGGTATCACGATTTCTCTTTCTGTCAATGGGTTTGATTTATCTGTGGGATCTGTTGCTTCTTTATCAAATGCAATAGTTATTTCAATGTTTGTTTGGTTTTCGCAGAACACAGTTATTGCCATACTTTCTGCTATTATTGCATCATTATTAGTTGGTGTTTTAAACTCATTTATTATCGTAAAAATCAAGGTGCCAGATATGTTACTTACGCTGGCCACTATGTTTATTATTCAAGGTATTGCACTAACGTATACAAAAGGTGCGACTGTGTCGCAAAACATGGTTATGCCTGATGGGACCTTTGCTACAGGTATGATCAGTCCTGTTTTTGAAAAGATTGGACAAGTACCATGGATTATTATCATCATGGTCATTGTAGTTGTTGTGGTACATGTTTTTCTTACCTATACAAAACATGGCCGCTATATGTATGTGATTGGCGGAAATATTGAAGCTGCGAGATTGTCAGGAATACCTGTTAACAAATATAAAGTTGTAGCCTATCTTCTTTCAGCTCTTTTTGCAGCAATAGGTGGTATTGTTTTGGCTTCAAGGGTCATGACTGCTGAAATAAATGCTGGTGCTCCCTACTTAATGGACTCTGTTGCGGCAGCATTTATCGGATTCTCCGTTTTAGGAGCAGGAAAGCCAAATGCATTTGGAACATTTGTCGGAGCTGTTTTAATTGGAATCCTCCAAAATGGTCTTGTGATGATGTCAGTTCCTTATTTTGCAATGGATATTGTAAAGGGAACCGTTCTTGCATTTGCCCTTGGACTAACTTACTATAAACAAAAATAA
- a CDS encoding basic amino acid ABC transporter substrate-binding protein: MKKGLFVSVLMLSFMFLLAACGTSQETTSGEGSEAGETEEKKTLRVVTDAAYAPFEYQDKGEIIGFDVDFIEAVAEEAGYEIEIEHVGWDPLFVEIKDEIADFGISAITINDDRKQTYDFSVPYFLSTNKILVPEGSDIASAADLEGKVVAVQAGTTGQEAVEGIMGKNNKNMKQFENNNLAIMELTSGGADAVVADNTVVEEYVKNNPDQKLTVVEDADSFASEYYGLMFPKGSELKAEFDEAINKVLDSGKYAEIYNEWFGSDPDIENLKAQQ, encoded by the coding sequence ATGAAAAAAGGGTTATTTGTATCTGTCCTTATGCTTTCATTTATGTTTTTGTTAGCAGCTTGTGGGACTAGTCAGGAAACAACTAGTGGTGAAGGAAGCGAAGCTGGTGAAACGGAAGAAAAGAAAACGTTAAGAGTTGTTACTGATGCTGCATATGCACCATTTGAGTATCAAGATAAAGGGGAAATTATTGGATTTGATGTTGATTTTATAGAAGCAGTAGCTGAAGAAGCAGGTTATGAAATTGAAATTGAACATGTTGGATGGGATCCTTTGTTCGTTGAGATTAAAGATGAAATTGCAGATTTTGGTATTTCTGCTATTACAATAAACGATGATCGTAAACAAACATATGACTTCTCTGTACCGTACTTTTTATCAACAAATAAAATCTTAGTTCCTGAAGGCAGTGACATTGCATCTGCTGCAGACTTAGAAGGTAAAGTGGTAGCTGTTCAAGCAGGAACAACTGGTCAAGAAGCAGTTGAAGGAATTATGGGGAAAAACAATAAAAACATGAAACAATTTGAAAATAATAACTTAGCGATTATGGAGCTTACTAGCGGTGGTGCTGACGCAGTAGTTGCAGACAATACAGTTGTTGAGGAATATGTGAAAAATAATCCAGACCAAAAACTAACAGTTGTTGAAGATGCAGATAGCTTTGCTTCTGAATACTATGGGTTAATGTTCCCTAAAGGTAGTGAACTTAAAGCTGAGTTTGATGAAGCCATTAACAAAGTGTTAGACAGTGGGAAATATGCTGAAATCTATAACGAATGGTTCGGTTCAGATCCTGATATTGAAAACTTAAAGGCACAGCAATAA
- a CDS encoding amino acid ABC transporter permease, translated as MDFRFDIIAEYGPFLLKGTLLTIGLSLAGILLGTVLGLAIGLGKMLNNKLLALPFKWYITFFRGTPLFVQILLVHFGVVPFFTGETNGIAAAIIALSLNAAAYIAEIFRGGIQSIDRGQMEAARSLGMNHVQAMRHVILPQAFKRMIPPFGNEFIVLIKESSLAAVVAAPEIMYWGRAMSSQYYRVWEPYLTVAVIYLILTLTLSFLLNILERRLTTE; from the coding sequence ATGGATTTTCGTTTTGATATAATCGCTGAATATGGTCCATTTTTATTAAAGGGAACATTGTTAACTATTGGCTTGTCTTTAGCTGGTATTCTCCTGGGAACTGTTCTTGGACTTGCGATTGGCTTAGGTAAAATGTTGAATAACAAATTGCTAGCGCTTCCTTTTAAATGGTACATTACCTTTTTCCGTGGAACGCCACTTTTTGTTCAAATACTATTAGTTCATTTTGGGGTAGTACCATTTTTCACGGGTGAAACAAATGGAATTGCTGCTGCAATTATTGCACTTTCATTAAATGCTGCTGCATATATAGCTGAGATATTTAGAGGTGGAATTCAATCCATTGATCGAGGACAAATGGAGGCAGCACGTTCATTAGGAATGAATCATGTTCAAGCCATGAGACATGTTATTTTGCCACAGGCTTTTAAGCGAATGATTCCTCCGTTTGGAAATGAATTTATTGTGTTAATCAAAGAATCATCTCTTGCAGCAGTTGTTGCTGCCCCTGAGATTATGTATTGGGGTCGGGCAATGTCATCTCAATATTATCGTGTATGGGAACCATACTTAACAGTGGCTGTTATTTACTTAATTTTAACTTTAACTCTTAGCTTCTTATTAAATATACTTGAAAGAAGGTTGACGACAGAATGA